TGTGAGCCATCAGTAGTAGACAGTTTCACACGAGGATCATCAGAACCCATGAATGCGATCACTTCTTTCAGATTATAGAATTTATCCTGCGGGAAGTTACCACCATCATAATACTGGATGTAGTTGCGGTTTTCGCCCTGGTATTTATCAGGAGACCAGGACATTGGAACGCCTGCGCTCTTGTTTACCATATGACGCTGCTGATCGATATACCAGTCAACACCAAGGAGACTGAGGTTGATCACACGTACATCAGGACGGATACCTTCTACTTCCTGAGCATACCACAGTGGGTAAGTATCGTTATCACCGACAGTGAACAGGATGGCATTTTCAGCACAGGAGTTCAGGTAGTCGGCAGCCACATCACGGGCGATTGTTTTAGTAGAACGGTCGTGGTCATCCCATTCCTGGAAGCCCATCAGTACCGGTACAGCGAGCAGGCAGACGATAGCTGCTGCAGGTGCAGAGATCGCGGATTTGGTCTTACTTTTCAGGAATTCGAATAGGGCGAGTACACCCAAACCGATCCAGATAGCGAATGCATAGAAGGAACCTACGTATGCATAGTCACGTTCACGCGGCTGATTGCCAGCCTGGTTCAGGTAAAGCACGATAGCAAAACCAGTGAAGAAGAACAGGAGCGTAGTGACCAGAGTATCCTTACGGTGGTTATTATATTGATAGAAGAAACCAATTACACCCAGTATAAATGGCAGGAGGAACAGGGTATTATGTCCTTTATTGTTCTTCAGACTGTCCGGCATCATAGACTGGTCGCCATAGAACGCATTGTCAATTAAAGGAATACCGGTGATCCAGTTACCGTCACGTTTGTTACCGTAACCTTGTGTGTCATTTTGTTTTCCAGAGAAGTTCCACATGAAGTAGCGGAAATACATGAAGTAAACCTGGTAGCTTACGAAGAAGCTGACGTTATCCTTAAAGCTAGGGCGCTGATTGTCAGTCAGACCCAGCCAGTCCCGGTAGTAGTCCGCATGACCCTGATCGTTGCTGGCATCCCATACACGGGGGAACAGCATCTTATCTTCGGCAGCATATACTGGTACCTGTTTTTTACCGGCGATCACATAACTGTCTTTACCACGGGCGTAGATATTACCTACTTCTTCATAACCGGTAGGGCGGGCGGTAAATACCTGACCGTATACCAGCGGGAAGTCACCGTACTGTTCACGACCGAGGTAACCTACCAGGGAGATCGGGTTATCTACGTTATACATATCTACGGAAGGATTCGCGGTAGAGCGGATCATAGTAGTGATGTAGGTAGAGTAACCGAGTAACAGGAAGATGATAGAGTAAATCGTTACTTTGGTGAAGTGTGCGAAGTTTTGAGAATCAGTCTTTACATCGAACAGCTTCACTAAATAAGGGACCGCTACGATTGCAGCAGCAACGATCAGCTTAAATATTTTCAAACCAGCGCCTGAAGCATCGTTAAAGGCAGGGATGACAATAACTGAAGCTACCAGGATCAGTGGCGCATAGATACCAAATTTCGGATTCTTCAATCCATACAGCAGGATACCTGCCAGCACGATGAAGTAGAAGGCGAAACCACTGTAGAAAGGCAGACCCAGAGAGTTTACAAAGAATACATCCATCAGACCGGAAGCCTTGACAGTATCCTGAATAACAAACTTCTGTACGAGACCGGTGATGGCACAACCAATGATAAACGCCCA
The DNA window shown above is from Chitinophaga agri and carries:
- a CDS encoding glycosyltransferase family 117 protein, which gives rise to MNFKRTNNLVGWVVCIIACTVYIMTMEATGSLWDCGEFISSAYKVQVPHPPGAPLFVLLGRLFTIPLAPSQAALGVNLMSALSSGFTILFLFWTITHFARRLMTRNGSEMTREKMIAIMGAGVVGALAYTFSDSFWFSAVEGEVYAMSSLFTAIVFWAILKWEHESDEAYADRWIVFIAFMMGLSIGVHLLNLLTIPAIVMVYYFKRYKVTPMGTFWAFIIGCAITGLVQKFVIQDTVKASGLMDVFFVNSLGLPFYSGFAFYFIVLAGILLYGLKNPKFGIYAPLILVASVIVIPAFNDASGAGLKIFKLIVAAAIVAVPYLVKLFDVKTDSQNFAHFTKVTIYSIIFLLLGYSTYITTMIRSTANPSVDMYNVDNPISLVGYLGREQYGDFPLVYGQVFTARPTGYEEVGNIYARGKDSYVIAGKKQVPVYAAEDKMLFPRVWDASNDQGHADYYRDWLGLTDNQRPSFKDNVSFFVSYQVYFMYFRYFMWNFSGKQNDTQGYGNKRDGNWITGIPLIDNAFYGDQSMMPDSLKNNKGHNTLFLLPFILGVIGFFYQYNNHRKDTLVTTLLFFFTGFAIVLYLNQAGNQPRERDYAYVGSFYAFAIWIGLGVLALFEFLKSKTKSAISAPAAAIVCLLAVPVLMGFQEWDDHDRSTKTIARDVAADYLNSCAENAILFTVGDNDTYPLWYAQEVEGIRPDVRVINLSLLGVDWYIDQQRHMVNKSAGVPMSWSPDKYQGENRNYIQYYDGGNFPQDKFYNLKEVIAFMGSDDPRVKLSTTDGSQINYLPAKKLFIPVNVADVIKNGTVDIHDSARVLPQVPFQINKTYLLKNDLAVYDIIATNEWKRPIYFTSPTDLGLNDYLRPDGLTYRLVPLKKTDNNDPMGADDNVNIPVMYKNLMEKFAFGGANTPGTYFDEPNRKLLQYLRNAYTKLGTAMAVEGNKDSALAVLNKSDKNLLEGNFPYAMTTPGQMHNYSSMQTVYAYYLAGDPKKADEISQKIIRDCTQQLQYYRSLPPSKMNGLHRDMQLAEQFITLLQRMKEDFTHPERRQQPLDQPGTIIDSPEQTTDGADVK